From the genome of Nicotiana sylvestris chromosome 2, ASM39365v2, whole genome shotgun sequence, one region includes:
- the LOC104215818 gene encoding uncharacterized protein, translated as MADEAEIYDGIRAEFPLSFGKQAKSQAPLELVHNATRRTTAAADGKHEPSSSKIEAKPFPSLSSSSKSWLNSLKNPKPNSNIIGPGRPPSGSGDVKEEEGAMIGPPRSAGDAKTEEDEDGEMIGPPRPPVEEEDELMIGPPALPPFGSMGSDSEDDMEEEKEKQNQYRIPLSNEIILKGHTKVVAALAVDPTGSRVLSGSYDYTVRMYDFQGMNARLQSFRQLEPSEGHQVRSLSWSPTADRFLCVTGSAQAKIYDRDGLTLGEFVRGDMYIRDLKNTKGHISGLTCGEWHPKTKETILTSSEDGSLRLWDVNDFKSQKQVIKPKLARPGRVPVTTCAWDREGKRIAGGVGDGSIQIWNLKPGWGSRPDIYVANAHSDDITGVKFSSDGRILLSRSFDGSLKVWDLRQMKEPLRVFDDLPNNYAQTNIAFSPDEQLFLTGTSVEKDGTTGGMLCFFNRGKLELVSRVGISPTYSVVQCAWHPRLNQVFATVGDKREGGTHILYDPTLSERGALVCVARAPRKKSVDDFQAEPVIHNPHALPLFRDQPSRKRQREKALKDPLKSHKPEQPITGPGFGGRVGSTKGSLLTQYLLKQGGLIKETWMEEDPREAILKHADAAAKDPKFIAPAYADTQPQPLFAEPDAEEEDK; from the exons ATGGCCGACGAAGCAGAGATTTACGACGGAATTAGGGCAGAGTTCCCATTATCTTTCGGCAAGCAAGCTAAATCTCAGGCCCCTCTCGAACTCGTTCACAACGCCACTCGCCGGACTACCGCCGCCGCCGATGGTAAACACGAACCATCTTCGTCGAAAATTGAGGCGAAACCCTTCCCTTCTCTCTCTTCCTCCTCTAAATCCTGGCTTAATTccctaaaaaaccctaaacctaattcGAACATTATCGGGCCGGGCCGTCCTCCATCGGGCTCGGGCGATGTCAAGGAAGAGGAGGGCGCTATGATTGGTCCGCCTCGGTCTGCAGGTGATGCGAAGACTGAGGAAGACGAGGATGGTGAAATGATTGGGCCTCCACGACCGCCGGTAGAAGAAGAGGATGAGCTGATGATTGGGCCACCAGCCCTTCCGCCATTTGGTTCGATGGGGTCAGATTCGGAGGATGATatggaagaagaaaaagaaaaacaaaatcagTATCGAATACCTTTGAGTAATGAAATTATATTGAAAGGCCATACAAAG GTTGTTGCTGCTCTTGCTGTAGATCCCACAGGATCAAGGGTTCTTTCTGGTAGCTATGACTATACTGTTCGGATGTATGACTTTCAAGGAATGAATGCTCGTTTACAGTCGTTTAGACAGCTGGAACCATCTGAAGGGCATCAAGTTCGTAGTTTGAGCTGGAGTCCAACCGCAGACCGATTTTTATGTGTTACTGGGTCAGCCCAAGCTAAG ATCTACGATCGTGATGGACTTACACTCGGGGAATTTGTTAGAGGAGATATGTATATACGTGATCTTAAGAATACAAAAGGTCATATATCTGGATTGACATGTGGAGAATGGCACCCCAAAACAAAGGAGACAATTTTAACATCGTCAGAGGATGGTTCGTTGCGCCTATGGGATGTCAATGACTTTAAGAGTCAAAAGCAG GTTATTAAACCAAAACTTGCTCGGCCTGGGAGAGTTCCTGTAACGACATGTGCTTGGGATCGGGAAGGAAAAAGAATTGCAGGTGGTGTAGGAGATGGTTCTATACAG ATATGGAATCTTAAGCCTGGATGGGGAAGCAGGCCAGACATATATGTAGCAAATGCCCACTCAGATGATATTACAGGAGTCAAGTTCTCAAGTGATGGGCGGATACTCTTGTCAAGAAGTTTTGATGGTTCCTTAAAG GTTTGGGATTTACGCCAGATGAAAGAACCCTTGCGAGTATTTGATGATCTCCCAAATAATTATGCCCAAACTAACATTGCGTTTAGTCCTGATGAACAACTGTTTTTAACTGGGACATCTGTTGAAAAAGATGGGACTACTGGAGGAATGCTGTGCTTTTTTAATCGAGGAAAGCTAGAGCTAGTGTCAAGAGTTGGAATATCTCCCACTTACAGTGTTGTGCAATGTGCCTGGCACCCTAGGCTGAATCAG GTCTTTGCGACAGTTGGAGATAAACGTGAAGGTGGAACACACATTTTATATGATCCAACACTGAGTGAAAGAGGAGCACTAGTTTGTGTTGCTCGTGCACCCAGGAAAAAGTCTGTGGATGATTTCCAGGCAGAGCCAGTTATTCATAATCCACATGCATTACCCTTATTTAGAGATCAACCTAGCCGCAAGCGTCAGCGAGAGAAAGCATTGAAGGATCCACTGAAGTCTCATAAACCTGAGCAGCCAATAACAGGGCCAGGTTTTGGTGGTAGAGTTGGTTCAACCAAGGGAAGCTTGTTGACTCAATACCTTCTTAAG CAAGGTGGCTTGATAAAGGAGACTTGGATGGAGGAAGATCCTAGAGAAGCAATCTTGAAGCATGCTGATGCGGCTGCGAAAGATCCAAAATTTATTGCTCCAGCATATGCTGATACACAGCCTCAGCCACTTTTTGCGGAGCCAGATGCCGAAGAAGAAGATAAGTGA
- the LOC104215819 gene encoding uncharacterized protein, with protein MASSTTESSSSSNLRIIVQKNPSESQLNELGIKSWPKWGCSPGKYQLKFDAEETCYLLRGKVKVYPKNNSSDETVEFGAGDLVIIPKGLSCTWDVSVAVDKHYKFDSS; from the exons atGGCCTCTTCTACCACagaatcttcttcatcatcaaacCTAAGGATAATTGTTCAAAAAAATCCCTCAGAATCTCAACTCAATGAATTAGGCATCAAATCTTGGCCTAA ATGGGGTTGTTCACCAGGGAAATACCAATTAAAATTTGATGCAGAAGAGACATGTTATCTATTGAGAGGGAAAGTGAAAGTATATCCAAAGAACAACTCAAGTGATGAAACAGTGGAATTTGGAGCTGGTGATCTTGTGATTATTCCAAAAGGATTGAGTTGCACTTGGGATGTATCAGTTGCTGTTGATAAACACTATAAGTTTGATTCATCTTAA